The sequence AGAGGGCCAGGGGGACCCAGCCCCACCACGACGGGATGTCGGTGAAGAAGCTCGCGACGAAGATCACGAGGAAGGTCAGCAGGCAGGCACGCGCGGCGTTCCTGGCGAGCTTGCGTTCAGTGGTGGACTTCATTCCGTCTCCCCCGTGAGGTCGTGTGGCCGGGCGTCAGCACCCGGCGGCGGTCAGCATCACCAGCAGCGGTACGACGCGGCCGGCCGGAACCTCGTAGCGGCCGCGGGCGGCCGTCTGCAGCCAGCCGGCGGCGGTCAGCTGCCGCAGGTGGTGGTAGATCTGGCCGGTCGTGCCCGTGCCATCGAGTTCGGTGAGTTCGGCGGCGGTGCAGCGGCCGCCGAGGATTTCGCGCAGCAGCCGCAGCCGCAGGGGCTGGCCCAGTGCGGCGAACGACTCGGCGGCGGCCGCCCAGTCGTCGTCCAGCAGGGTGTCGGTGGCCAGGCCGTACTGCCACTCGTAGCGCAGCCCGGCCGGTGTCCGTACGGCCCCGGTGAAGAGCACTCCGCCGTTGTCGGCGCCGAGTTCGGCCCACTGCTCCTTGAGGCCGCGCAGCGCCCACAGCTCCTCGTCCGGCTCCCGCTCGGGCGCGGAAACCGTCGGGCCGGCGGCGGCACGCTCCAGCGCGGCCAGCCGGCGTTCCACCTCGGCCAGCCGCTGCTCCAGATCCATAATCAGAGATTACGTAATGACGTAATCCTTGGCAATGGCTGCGGTGCGGGAAGGCACGGGCAGGCGCGGGCAGGTGCCGGAAAGCGGCGACGGCCCGTCCCCATGGCGGGGACGGACCGTCGGACCGTCAGTGGCGCGGCACGGCGCCCGAGCTCCGTCTCAGGCGATCAGGCCCGGGATGGTCGCCTCGTGCGCGTCCTTCAGCTCGCTCAGCGGGATGCTGAACTGGCCCTGGACGTCGATCTCTTCGCCGTCGATGACACCGATCCGGGTGGCCGGCAGCCCCCGCGCACCGCACATGTCGGTGAAGCGAAGCTCCTCGCTGCGCGGCACGGCCACCACGGCCCGGCCCGCCGACTCGGAGAAGAGCAGCACGAACGGGTCGAGACCGTCGGGAACGACGAGGCGGGCACCCTTGCCACCGCGCAGGCAGGACTCCACCACGGCCTGGATCAGACCGCCGTCGGAGAGGTCGTGCGCGGCGTCGATCATGCCGTCGCGGGA is a genomic window of Streptomyces sp. Edi2 containing:
- a CDS encoding ArsR family transcriptional regulator codes for the protein MDLEQRLAEVERRLAALERAAAGPTVSAPEREPDEELWALRGLKEQWAELGADNGGVLFTGAVRTPAGLRYEWQYGLATDTLLDDDWAAAAESFAALGQPLRLRLLREILGGRCTAAELTELDGTGTTGQIYHHLRQLTAAGWLQTAARGRYEVPAGRVVPLLVMLTAAGC